The Leadbetterella byssophila DSM 17132 DNA window TCGAAAGAATATACGGCATCATATAAAGCTGCTTGCGCTTCTTTTTCTTGGTTTTTGTTCCAATAATTATATCCAAGGAATCCTCCAACTACGGCTAAAATAGCCACACCGGCAGCGATCATTCCCTTTTGATTCTTTTCGAAGAAGTTTTCCACCTTATATACTTCTTTCTTCAGGGTTTCTGCATCTTCTATGATTTCAATCCCCGATTTTTCTGTTTTTGCCATTTTAATTTGGTGTCAAAATTTTGGAGTGCAAATATATCAATTCCCTTTAAATTTCTGCTACTTAGGCAAAAAAAAATGCCAAACCTTCGTCATTTTCGAAAGTTTGGCATCTGGCTAACAAGCCATTCCTTACTATTCTTTCAAGAAAGGATAATCCGATTGAACATAAATATCTTCAAATGCTTCTTCCGGTTTTGGCCATGGAGACTCTTCCGCAAACTTAACGGCCTCATCTACTTGCTTTTTCACCTTTTCGTCAATAGCATCTAATTCTTCTTGAGTAGCTATACCGTTAGTCAAGATTCTATCCTTGATCAATTCGATAGGGTCTCTTTGTTTCCACTCTGCTACCTCCTCTTTCGTACGGTATTTTTGTGGGTCAGACATAGAGTGACCTCTATAACGGTAAGTTTTAAATTCTAAGAAAGATGGTCCTTCCCCTTTTCTAGCTCTTTCAGCTGCACGTGAAACCGCTTCGTGAACAATCTCCACGTCCATAGCATCTACAGCTTCAGAAGGTATATCGTAAGCTTCTCCTAAAGTATATAGTTCTCTTACATTTGAAGTTCTAGCTACAGAAGTACCCATAGCATAACCATTATTCTCTACTACGAAAATAGTAGGGATCTTCCAGGTCATAGCCATGTTTAAAGCTTCATGGAAAGCACCCTGACGTATAGCACCGTCACCGAAATAACAGATACATACATTATCAGTTCCTAAATACTTCTCAGCAAAACCTATACCTGCACCCATAGGAATCTGCGCACCCACGATACCGTGACCACCCATAAAACCTACTTCTTTATCAAAAATGTGCATGGAACCACCCTTTCCTTTGGTAGTACCGGTAACCTTTCCATATAGTTCCGCCATGATCTTTCCAGGATCTGTTCCTAAAGCCAATGGATGGCCGTGATCCCTATAGGCGGTGATGTATTTATCTCCTTTCTTCAGCGCAGACACTGATCCTGAAGAACAGGCTTCTTGCCCAATGTACAAGTGACAAAATCCTCTGATTTTTTGCTGTCCGTACAACTGCCCCGCCTTCTCTTCAAACTTGCGCTGAAGTACCATGGAGTCATACCAGTATAGATATTGTTCCTTGGAGTATTTTACTTTTGATGCTCCTTTGCTTTTTGCTGCCATACCTCGCTTAAAATATTGAGGCACAAAAATACGTAAATACACTGTATAAAAAAATGCAATTTTGAATTTCTCCTCTCTCCGGAATGAAGTATTCGCATTTGTTTCGGAACTTTGTGGCCTATGTATCTCCAAAATCTTCGCCTCTATAACTTTAGGAACTATGAGGAACGCTTTTTCACGTTCTCTCCTACCCTGAATTGCATAGTGGGAAAGAACGGAAGTGGGAAAACTAATCTTCTGGATGCAGTCTACTTTTTGGCATTGTCAAAAAGCTCTATACAGACCCAGGACTCCCTCAGTATCCGCTTTGAAGAAGACTTTTCTAGCTTAGAAGGGGCCTTTTCTAACCAAAACATCATAGGCATTCACCTCTTAAGGAATGGTAAGAAAACCGTCACCTCGAATCATAAAGTGTATGAAAAACTTTCGGACCATATAGGGAAATACCCGGTGGTACTTTTGGCACCAAATGATACCGACTATATCCGGGACGGAGCTGAAACCCGAAGAAAACTTTTTGATGGCATCCTGTCTCAGGTGGATCCGGAGTATTTACAAACGTATCTTAAGTACAATAAGACCCTTGATCAAAGAAACAGCCTGCTTAAACAGTTTGCAGAACAGAATTATGTAGACAAAGACCTTCTTTCTATATATACTGAATCTCTTCTCGTGTTAGGCAAAGCCATCTTTGAAAAGAGGAAATCTTTTATAGAATCCTTCTCCCCCTTATTCAAAGACCAATACGTACATCTTTCTGAAGGCAGAGAACAAGTAGAAATCCAGTATAGCTCAGACCTGTGGGAAGAAAATTTTGAAGAACAGTTCCAAAAGAACTTAAACAGAGACCTCTCTGCCCAAAGAACTACAATGGGAGTACATAAGGACGACTTTCTCTTCCTTATGGATGGAGTACTTGTGAAAAAATTTGGCTCTCAAGGACAAAGGAAAAGTTTCGTAATGGCCATCAAACTAGCCCAATTCCAATGTTTGGAACTAGAAAAAGAAACCAAGCCTATCCTCCTTTTAGATGATATTTTCGATAAACTTGACGACAGAAGAATACTCCGACTCATAGAAATGATGAACTCCGGAGCATTTGGACAGATCTTCTTAACGGACGCACGACCAGAACGTACAGCCGAACTCCTGTCTCATACTGAGGTTAATCTGATATCCTTATAAAAGAGCCCTATCTAAATGTACATACCCCCCGTCTACATGGATCAGCTGGCCAGTAGTATGACTAGACCTGGATGACAATAAGAACACGGCCATATTAGCAATTTCCTCTATGGTAGTCATTCGCTTACCCAATGGTATCTTCTCTTCAATGGACTTCAAAGTCTCTTCCGGATTCGGCAAGGTCTTAATCCATTTATCATACAAAGGAGTGTAACACTCGGCTACTACAATAGCATTTACTCTTATACCATATTTCAATAGTTCCACTGCCCATTCCCTAGTCAAGGCATTCCTGGCACCGTTCGCCGCAGCATACCCTGAAGTACCCCCCTGTCCGGTCTCCGCCGTTTTGGAAGTAATATTTAATATTGGACCCTTCGTTTTGATCAATTCCGGAAGGGCATGATGGGCCAATAAATAATAGTGAACCACATTTCTGTGCAAGGATGCCATAAAGGCAGCATAATCTCCCTTTTCTAACCCTACTCCGTCATTTACCCCTGCATTATTCACCAGACCATCAATTCTACCAAAACGTTCCACTGCCATTCGCACCGCCTTTTCACATTCTTCAGGCACAGAAAGTTCTGCTTCTATGGTCATTCCAAATCCTCCGGCTGCCTGAATCTTTTCCAGCGCCAGTTCATTATCTTGTTTATTTCTTCCAATAATCACGGGAATAGCACCTTCAATACTCAATTGGTTCACTATACCCTCTCCTATACCTTTGGCTCCACCAGAAACCAGAATGACCTTTTCGTTCAGTTTTAAATTCATGCGCTTGCAGATAGTTCTAAACAAAATTAGAATAAATCTCTAAATTCGCAGCATGATGAAACCGAAGGCTTTACTTTTCTTGTGCTTCTTGTACACCTCATGTGAACCTCCTACCTCTCCCTGTGCGGGCGCCGGAGAATTTATAATGGAATTAAGAAATGAACCGGGGGAGATCAAATGGGATACTTTGTCCAAAAAACATTACCTGTGGTTTAGCCCGGAAAGCAGATTGAAATTTGATACCAAAGCCCTTCCCTGTAAACTGGATACAGCGTATCAGAAAGATATAAAAATCAAATTCGACGGAAACTTCTTTGAAGGTGATAGTGACATGGTAGTGGACCTACGTCATATAGAAAAAGTATAAAAAAAACAGCATTCAAAATGATGCTGTTTTTAAAAATCTATTCAACCTTAAATAAAAAACATATTCACACAACTATGATTTTCTTACGCTTCTATCTGTCTCTCAATCACAATGCAAATTTAAAGGGCAATCGATTTCGGTGGCAGTATTCGTGCATACTATTTTGCGAAATTCTTTAAAAAGTACAATTTAAAAAAAATGTTTTCCAAAAACTTGGGAATTATACAAATGTATATTATATTATAAGAAAATAAAGAGGGTGAACCCTTGCGGATTCACCCTTACTTTGAAGCTTATTTTTTTATGCCGGGAAGGACTTTGATATATCTGTAAAATCACGAGATTTCAAAGACGCCCCACCTACAAGCCCACCGTCTACGTCCGGCTGACTGAATAATTCTTCTGCATTACCAGCATTCACACTACCCCCATAAAGGATAGAAATTTCTTCTGCCACTGCAGCTCCGTATTTTGAAGCCAAATGATCTCTTAAAACCTTGTGCATCTCCTGAGCCTGATCAGAACTTGCCGTCACACCTGTACCAATAGCCCAGATGGGTTCATAGGCGATCACCACCTGTTGAATAGCCTCCTCAGATAGATGAAACAAACTATTCGTCAACTGACCCTTAACAAAGTCAAAATGAATTCCCGCTTCCCTCTGACTTAAGGTTTCTCCACAACAAAAAATTGGAGTCAAACCTTCCGCCAATATAGCATCCACTTTCTCCGCAATAAAGGCATCTGATTCGGCAAAGTATTCCCGTCTTTCCGAGTGTCCAATGATCACATACTTTACACCTACAGATTTTAACATGGGAACGGATACCTCTCCGGTATATGCACCGGATGCTTTAGGGTAACAGTTCTGAGCAGCCAAGGCCACTTTGGGGGTGTCAACCAACTTAGAAAACGTACTCAAGTAAGGAAATGGAACCCCTAAAACCACTTGTACATTGGGATGAGTCAACTCATCTTTTACCATGTTTACGACTTCTGAAAGGAGAATTTGACCCTCTTCAAAAGTCTTGTTCATTTTCCAGTTTCCGGCTGCGTATTTTTTTCTCATTCGATTACCATGTTATGATATACGTTCTGTACATCGTCATCTTCTTCTAATTTATCTAAAAGCTTCTCAATATCCGCGGCTTGCTCCTCAGTTAGCTTCTTGGTATCTGTTGGGATACGTTCAAAGTCGGCATGCAACAATTCATATCCTTTTTCTTCCAAGTATTTCTGAACTGCACCGTAAGCCGTGAACTCACCGTAGATGTTGATCTGCTGTGTTTCTTCATCTAAGAAAACATCATCTACTCCGAAATCAATCAGATCTAACTCTAAATCTTCCATGTCAATGCTTGGAGCAGCTGCGATTCTAAAGATACATTTACGTTCAAAGATGAAATCTAACATACCGTTTGTACCCAAGTTACCACCGGTCTTGTTAAAATAACTTCTTACGTTTGCTACCGTACGATTATTATTATCTGTAGTACATTCCACTAGTACGGCAACTCCATGTAAGCCATATCCTTCTAATACGATCTCTTTGTAATCATCCTGATCTTTAGAAGATGCTCTTTTAATGGCATTATCTACATTTACTTTCGGCATGTTAGCCGCTTTCGCGTTTTGAATAACCGCCCTTAAACGAGAGTTTGTAGTAGGATCAGGACCGCCGGATTTAACGGCCATTACGATGTCTTTACCAATACGTGTAAAGGTCTTCGCCATTGAAGACCAACGCTTCATTTTACGAGCTTTTCTAAACTCAAACGCTCTTCCCATAGAGTTAAATGATTTGAAGTCGCAAAATTAAAGAAAATCTGTTTAGGATAATGCTTATAGCTTGACCATTTTAACCCCGTAAGTTACCTTCCCTACTCTTATCCTTACCAAATACGTCCCCGGAGGCACATTAACCTGAAGAATTACGTCATGTTGGGCCGGCCTGTATTCTCCCGTCATTAACTGTGCCACTTCTTTCCCTTCCAGAGTGACTAGGGTCACAGTGACCTTCGCCTGGTAATGCAGATTCATTCTCAAATATGTCCAGTCCTGTACTACAGGGTTAGGGAAGATCATGAATTTATCTCTCTCCAAACTGGGTTTTTCGCCTACTGAGGGTTGACCGGTCTCAGGATCTATGATCACCACAGGTGGATCCGGTGGCTTAGGGAGAGTGGGATCTTTTTGGGTACTCTTCAAAAAGCCTGTTTCATTTATATAGTTAAATTTCTGTCCAAAGATCCTCTCGGCAAAATCATGCGACTGCCCGAACCAATTGGTCACAATTTCATAGTATATACTCCTGAAATCTGTAGCATAAGTATGATTAAATCCATCATATAAAGGATAATATCCAAAGTAACCCCCTATAATCTCCCCTCTCACTGCAGACCCAAAACTGAACATGATGCTAGAGGTTCCATGATCTGTACCTGCGCTACCGTTTTCATACGGCCTTCTTCCGAATTCCGAGGCCGTGATACCTACTACCTTTTTGTCATGACCTAATTTTTCTATATCCGACTGGAAAGAAGAAATAGCTTCTGATAATTCCTTCAGCAATTTGGAATGTGTTCCGTCAAGGCCACCCTGGTTTGCATGAGTATCATATCCGGTTTGCTCTACGAAATAGACCTTCGTCTTCAGCCCCCCATCTATTAATCGGGCTACTAATTTCAATTGTTGAGATAAAGTATTATTGGTATAAGATTCCATATTCTTTCCGGAATCATACGCTCTTTTGATCACTTGGGAGTACTCTCTTACTTCTACCCCAACGTTATTAACATAGTCAAATTCCTGCTTAAAGAAACCTTCTGCTTCTATATCAATCTTATCACCTCCCACCATTTGCCCCTGGAGATACATATCATCAGCACTTTCAAGGACTATAGATTTTTCACCTGTTTCTCCCAGGAACATCAAAGAAGGGGTTTTCCCTATCTGTATACAATAAGGACTTTCAGGTTTATCAGCGCCCGCATAGGTATCAAAATATCTGCCCAGCCAACCGGTAGGAAGAGGCTGAGAAGTACTGGAAGGTACTATTCCACTTAACCATATATCAGTAGACCTAAAATGAGAGAAATCCGGATTGGGATAGCCTAAGCCACTCAGCACTCCTAATTTTCCTTCTTGAAACAGACCCAGCATGCCTCCTTTCACTCCCTGACTGAGACTAGGATGCATGGCCATACCTTGTTCTTTACTGATTATCGTAACGGATTTCTGTGGAATATGTAAGGTAGGGCGGAATTGATTATAGTACATGTCCCACTCGTACGGAGTGATGGTATTCATCCCATCATTTCCTCCGAAGAGCTGCACTACTACCACAATATTATCATTCTCATTGACGTAGGAGGCCGGTTGAAAGGCACTTAGATCCATTTTGTCCAACTTCATGCTGGACACTACCCCTAATCCTAATGTGGAATTCTTTATAAAACCTCTTCTCTTCATGACAAATAAAATTCAGGAGCCTTGATCACATTTTCCAACAGTTTCTTGATTCTATTTCCGGCTTCCGTCTTATTGATTCCGGACCAGTCGGCACCTAAAATATCAACAAATCCCTTAAACCTTTCCCCTGTCACGGGCCTACCAAAGAAAGTCTCCAAGATTCTACTAGTGAGCCTTTCTCTATCCCCTGAATTATCCATGGTTTCCGCCCAGTTAGCAAAGTCGTTAGCAGAATTATAGGAAAAGATCTCATGTATATAATATATAGTAGTAGGTAAACTTTTGGTGGATACCCAACTTCTATACCCTTTCCATCCGCTCACATTAGGAGGATTAAACAATTCTAAACCTAATTCTGACATGATATTTCGGGCATACTTATCTACAAACTTCAGATGAGCTACCATATTAACTATAGTCTCAGCTGGAGATTTTAATTGAATGCCAATATTTTCCGGTGCAAAGAAATGTTTACTTCTCAGTAAGGTTTTTAAGACAGGTTGGAATTCGAATTTCTCTTGTCTTAATTGGGCTGCTAATTCATTGATGATCTTCTCGTCCTGAGCATTGGGATTTGCGTATACAAAATACTTGTAGAACTTAGACATCATAAACTTCGCGGCAATGTCCCCTTTTTTATTCAGAATAACCTGGATCAGTCTTCTTACGGAATTATTAAAGACATTTTCCTGAGTTACTTCATAATTCACCTGGAAGGTTTCATCGAAGAAACGTTTGGTATTCTTGTCGAAGTCGTTCGGATTAAAATACCCCCTATTTGGAGTAAGAGATTCGTCAGAAAAATATTTGATCTTCCAGCCGGTTAAGATCTTTGCAGCTTCTTTGATATCTGCTTCTGTATAGTTACCTACACCTAAAGAATACAGCTCTAATAATTCCCTGGCAAAGTTTTCATTGGGAGCCTCCGCTACGTTTTCTCCTCCGTTAAGATATACCAGCATAGCGCCATCTATGCAGATTTTCTCTAACAAGGTATAGAAATTCCCGGCAAAATTCTTGCGGAATAGATCATTCTGCAAGTACATAGGAATGACGGGAATATTTACACAGTTGGCATATTGAGTAGTAAGGTGCCCATGCCAAAAGAAAGTCATCTTTTCAACTATGCTCTCTTTGTCGTTTTTCATTTGGGTTACCCACCATCCGCCCAGATCCCAGTTGTAATCTCCATAATGCAGATTCAATTTATTTGCTTCTGCATCTTTCGCGGAGCCTGAAAGCTTATCCGGGTCCCGAATCTGATCATTCACAAATGAGGGGGGAGCGGGAGAAGTATTTCCGTTCGCAAACAAGCCGTCCACAACCTCCCTTGCCGTTTTACCTACGTACTTATCAATGACATTAGGAGAAAGTGCAAAACAGCACCTCTGAAGGAGATGCCGAACTTCCATGCGAGTCAAAGGAGAGGTATGCTCTTCCAATCCTGCTTTAACCTCTGCTCTGTGTAGACCTAAAAATCCTCTTCTCGAAACCACAGCCATTTTTTTAGAAAATTTGCTATACCTCTGAAAATTAATAAATAAAGAAGTAAAAACCCAGAAAAATGCGGTGAAAACTTCTAAACACTAGTTCTCAACCTTGTATCACCTATACAAACAAACACCTGATTTACAACCACTTAACTACACATAAATCGCTCCATTTAAGCGAAAAATTAATCAAAAAATCACAATTATTGTCATACTAATAAATCAACCGCCCAATTATTGGACTACAGAATTAAATTTTACTTTCGGTTAATTTTTGCGAATAATTAAGAACTCATCCTTCCTTTTATAGAAATTTATTTTTATTATTGCTTCGACGATTTCTAACTAAATAACAAACATTAACTATGAAGAAAAATCTACTTTTTCTTCTGAGCTTGCTTTTGCTTTTTTGGAGCGAAACACAAGCCCAGAACAGAACCATTACCGGAAAAGTAACAGCCTCTGAAGACGGCTCACCCATCCCTGGAGCTACAGTACAAGTAAAAGGCAGCTCCATTGCTACTAACACAGATGCAGAAGGATCCTTTTCCATTCAAGCTTCATCAAGCCAAACTCTCGTATTTTCCTTCGTTGGATTTGCTAGTTCAGAACAAAGTGTAGGAAATCGCTCTGTCATTAATGTAAGTCTAGAAACAGACTTAAAACTGTTGGACGAACTGGTTGTTACGGGTGTTGCCGGTGCTACTTCACGTAAGAAACTAACCGTTTCTGTAGCAAAAGTAGGCGGTGACAAGTTGAGTATTGTACCAGCCACTTCAGCAGCCGGAGCATTAACGGGAAAGGTTGCCGGTCTTAAAACCTCTGCCGGAGGCGGTAGCCCAGGTGCGAACGTTGACTTATTATTAAGAGGTGACAACAACCTAAACACCAGCTCTGCTCCCCTACTTTTAGTAGACGGTATCATCCTAACAGGTAGCTTAGCTGACCTTAACGTTGATGATATTGAGTCCATTGAAGTAGTAAAAGGTGCTGCAGCTGCCGCCCTTTACGGTTCGCGTGCAGGTAATGGTGTAATTGCCGTAACTACTAAACGTGGTAGTTCAGGAAGCATTAACAAAACGGATATCGTGGTTAGAAACGAGATCGGTAGCTCTCAAATCGCAAAATATCTGGAAACAGCAGAGTCTCATGTTTATGCTTTAGCAGATGACTGGCAAACTGCTCAAGGAAGGTATACGAAGTACAAAGGCGTTACTTATCCAGCTGATTATGCAGGAGGTGGATATGATCCAAGAATCACAGGAAGTAGAAGTATTGACCCTGATGGCTATATGGATAATCCTTATGGAGTATATAGAGACATGCAAAGTGACATCTTCCGTACAGGTACTAACTTAACTAACTTTGTGTCTGTGTCCAACCGTACCGATAGGGGGAACGTTTATCTGTCGTTTGAGAACAATTTACAACAAGGCGTTATGAAGTTGACAGATGGTTATAACCGTCAGAACTTCAGAATCAACGTAGACCATCACCTAACTAAATGGTTAAAAGTAAGTGCTTCGAACTTATTCCTGAACAGAACCACTAACACTCCTTCTCAAAGCAACGGTATTTTCTATAACATTGCTCGTCTAGAGAAGGACGTAGATGTATTTGCTAAGAACCCTGATGGCCAGCCATATTATGTTCGTTTTAACCACTTCAATGACGAAACTGAAAACCCTCTTTATTATCTATATAAGAGAAAGCAAGAGGCTAAAACGCGTAGATGGTTAGCTAACTACTCCGCTAACGTACGCCTTACATCATGGGCTGATCTAGACCTTACACAAACCATGGAGATTTCAAACTTCCGTGAGGAAATTATCAACCCTATGGATACTTGGCAGCGTTCAGGTGGTGTGATTGAGGATAACTACCAAAAATATAGTGGTGGTAGTATTTCTAATTCTACTAACGAATCAAAAACAGCAAACAGCCAGTTCACTTTGAACCTGAACCGTAAATTTGGTGATCTATCTACTAGAGCAAAACTATCATACCTGTATGAAAATCGTCATTACGAAAGTAACTACATGTATGGACAGAAGTTCGTGATCTCAGGAATAGAAAACTTCAAAAACATCCGTTCAGAAGACATTACCTCAGGTGACTCTTACCAAGAAGACGAAAGAGCTCAGAACTATTTTGCCATCTTAGGTTTAGATTATAAAGATCGTTACTTATTTGACGGTATGTACCGTTATGACGGTTCATCCTTGTTCGGACCGGATGCCAGATGGAATTCTTATTACAGATTATCCGGGGCATACCGTATTTCTGAAGATGTAAAAATCAACGGAATTGATGAATTAAAAGTGCGTGTTGCTCATGGTACAGCAGGTATCCGTCCTAATTTCGCATGGCAATATGAAGTTTATAGCTTATCTAGTGGTAATACCTCTCCTTCTCAAAAAGGTAACCGCTTGCTAAAACCTTCTACTACAGCTGAAACGGAAATTGGTATCAATGTAGACTTCTTGAAGAAGTTTACCTTTGAGGCTACTTATGCCATGTCAGTAACCAAAGACCAATTCTTAAACGTTCCTTTGGTAGCGTTCTTGAATGACGGTTTCCCTAACCAGTGGCAAAATGCCGGGGAAGTAAAATCCAATACCTTTGAATTCACCTTAGGTGCCAACTGGTATAAGAAAAAGGATTTCTCTTGGAATACCAATATTGTATTCTCTAAAGTAAATCAGAAGATCACTAAACTCCCTATCCCTCCTTATAGCCCAGGTGGTCAAGACCTAAACGGTGACCAAGGTAACCTGTTCAGAATCGCAGAAGGCGAGGTTTACGGTGCCATTTACGGTTATAAAATGATAAGAACACTGGAAGAGATGTCTCAACAGCTCCCAGAAGGAAAAACCATTGGCGATTACGAAATCAACAGTGACGGTTATGTAGTTCCAAAAGGATCTCAAGGAACAGCAAGTGAAATGCCGATCAAGAAACTTAACGCTGATGGAACTCCTTGGTACGGAAAAATAGGTAATGGTAACCCTGACTTCATAGCCGGTATCACTAACACCGTTACTTATAAAAACTTCCAATTCTACTTATTACTAGACTGGAAACAAGGTGGAGACATCTACAATGGCAAAGAGCAGCGTTTGGCATTTAACAACGTGAGTAAACGACAAGACATGACGAATGTTCCTCAAGACAAGAAGAAAGTGGCTTCTTACGTAGGCTCTAACACCGGTTTCTACGATGCAAATAATGCAAATGCTTACTGGGTAGAAGACGGCACATATGTTAAAGTAAGAGAATTAGCTATAGGATATAACCTTCCTAGCCGTTGGGTGAAAGGCTTCTCTAAAGGTATTAATGCCAGAGTTATTGGTAGAAACCTTTTAACTTTCACTAACTATTCAGGGTATGACCCTGAAGTGGGATCAATCCGCTTCCCTGTAGATGGTATTTATGCCAACCCACTTTACAGACAATACGCGTTTTCACTTACTCTAAACTTCTAATTTGAACGATGAAAAATATAAAATCAATTTTCCTCGCATTTTCTGCCTTGATCTTGGCCGGATGTGACCCTGATCTACTAGATGTAGAAAACAAAAACAACCCCGATTTCCAGAAGGTGTATGCAAAAGGAGAAGACGTAGAAAATGTAGCCAGTAACCTTTTCAATACCTACTACCATGGAGAACATAACCCTAGTGGTGTAAAACCCATGTTAGCAGTAGCTTCTGATAATGTGACTTGTTCTCACGGTAACTTCGGTATGTGGCACGCTTCAAGCGAACCAAGGGACCTCGCTTGGGATAACAGCCCTAGCTATTCGAACCAATCGCAAACCAAATATACTTACGATAGAATGTATGGTGCTATAGCCACGGCCAACAACGTGATCAAAGCCATAGAAAGCGGTGTTCAAATTGGCAAAAACGGAGAAGGAAATAACAGAACTATGGCAGTAGCTAGATTCATCCAGGGTATTGCCTATGGAAATCTGGCCCTAGTGTATGACAGAGCTCATGTAGTGGATGAGAAAACTACTGTAGAAGGAGTGTTTGAAACCGCTATCCCGTATAATGAGGTGGCTGCTAAAGCAATAGAATACTTGGATCAAGCTATTTCTCTTAGCAACAATACTTTCTCAATTCCAACCAGCTGGTTCGCTTCGCAGACGGCTATATCAAACACTGAATTCAAGAAAATAGCAAGCACAGTGGCAGCAAGAATCATGTCAAACGTTCCTAGAAACAAGACAGAACTAGCTGCTGTAAACTGGGCAAAAGTGAAAGCATACGCGGATGCAGGTATCACTGCCGACTGGAACGTGGTATTTGATGGTGGTACCCTTTGGTACGATCAAGGTACCCAGTACCTTACCACTGCAGGTTGGGGCAAGGTGGACATGTACGTGGTACACATGATGGATCCAAAACAGCCTCAAATCTGGGAAAATAGAGCTGACTTCCCTCACCCTCCGGCTTCTACAGACCCAGTTGACCAACGCCTCTTCACTGACTTCCAATACACTGCATCAAACGGCTTCCGCGCAGACAGAGGATATTTCAACTTCTCAAACTATCGTCATTCGCGTTATGATCACCTGTTTGTTAACCATTCAGGTCCAAA harbors:
- a CDS encoding DUF1800 domain-containing protein, translated to MAVVSRRGFLGLHRAEVKAGLEEHTSPLTRMEVRHLLQRCCFALSPNVIDKYVGKTAREVVDGLFANGNTSPAPPSFVNDQIRDPDKLSGSAKDAEANKLNLHYGDYNWDLGGWWVTQMKNDKESIVEKMTFFWHGHLTTQYANCVNIPVIPMYLQNDLFRKNFAGNFYTLLEKICIDGAMLVYLNGGENVAEAPNENFARELLELYSLGVGNYTEADIKEAAKILTGWKIKYFSDESLTPNRGYFNPNDFDKNTKRFFDETFQVNYEVTQENVFNNSVRRLIQVILNKKGDIAAKFMMSKFYKYFVYANPNAQDEKIINELAAQLRQEKFEFQPVLKTLLRSKHFFAPENIGIQLKSPAETIVNMVAHLKFVDKYARNIMSELGLELFNPPNVSGWKGYRSWVSTKSLPTTIYYIHEIFSYNSANDFANWAETMDNSGDRERLTSRILETFFGRPVTGERFKGFVDILGADWSGINKTEAGNRIKKLLENVIKAPEFYLS
- a CDS encoding SusC/RagA family TonB-linked outer membrane protein translates to MKKNLLFLLSLLLLFWSETQAQNRTITGKVTASEDGSPIPGATVQVKGSSIATNTDAEGSFSIQASSSQTLVFSFVGFASSEQSVGNRSVINVSLETDLKLLDELVVTGVAGATSRKKLTVSVAKVGGDKLSIVPATSAAGALTGKVAGLKTSAGGGSPGANVDLLLRGDNNLNTSSAPLLLVDGIILTGSLADLNVDDIESIEVVKGAAAAALYGSRAGNGVIAVTTKRGSSGSINKTDIVVRNEIGSSQIAKYLETAESHVYALADDWQTAQGRYTKYKGVTYPADYAGGGYDPRITGSRSIDPDGYMDNPYGVYRDMQSDIFRTGTNLTNFVSVSNRTDRGNVYLSFENNLQQGVMKLTDGYNRQNFRINVDHHLTKWLKVSASNLFLNRTTNTPSQSNGIFYNIARLEKDVDVFAKNPDGQPYYVRFNHFNDETENPLYYLYKRKQEAKTRRWLANYSANVRLTSWADLDLTQTMEISNFREEIINPMDTWQRSGGVIEDNYQKYSGGSISNSTNESKTANSQFTLNLNRKFGDLSTRAKLSYLYENRHYESNYMYGQKFVISGIENFKNIRSEDITSGDSYQEDERAQNYFAILGLDYKDRYLFDGMYRYDGSSLFGPDARWNSYYRLSGAYRISEDVKINGIDELKVRVAHGTAGIRPNFAWQYEVYSLSSGNTSPSQKGNRLLKPSTTAETEIGINVDFLKKFTFEATYAMSVTKDQFLNVPLVAFLNDGFPNQWQNAGEVKSNTFEFTLGANWYKKKDFSWNTNIVFSKVNQKITKLPIPPYSPGGQDLNGDQGNLFRIAEGEVYGAIYGYKMIRTLEEMSQQLPEGKTIGDYEINSDGYVVPKGSQGTASEMPIKKLNADGTPWYGKIGNGNPDFIAGITNTVTYKNFQFYLLLDWKQGGDIYNGKEQRLAFNNVSKRQDMTNVPQDKKKVASYVGSNTGFYDANNANAYWVEDGTYVKVRELAIGYNLPSRWVKGFSKGINARVIGRNLLTFTNYSGYDPEVGSIRFPVDGIYANPLYRQYAFSLTLNF
- a CDS encoding RagB/SusD family nutrient uptake outer membrane protein, with product MKNIKSIFLAFSALILAGCDPDLLDVENKNNPDFQKVYAKGEDVENVASNLFNTYYHGEHNPSGVKPMLAVASDNVTCSHGNFGMWHASSEPRDLAWDNSPSYSNQSQTKYTYDRMYGAIATANNVIKAIESGVQIGKNGEGNNRTMAVARFIQGIAYGNLALVYDRAHVVDEKTTVEGVFETAIPYNEVAAKAIEYLDQAISLSNNTFSIPTSWFASQTAISNTEFKKIASTVAARIMSNVPRNKTELAAVNWAKVKAYADAGITADWNVVFDGGTLWYDQGTQYLTTAGWGKVDMYVVHMMDPKQPQIWENRADFPHPPASTDPVDQRLFTDFQYTASNGFRADRGYFNFSNYRHSRYDHLFVNHSGPKAHIMKTENDMMRAEARVYLGELQEAADIINASTRITRGKMSPVAVNKDDILQAIHHERHVECTVSSGGLQFFTMRKLDLLQKGTFLHFPIPARTLETFRVEPPFYTFGTVAKADGKGTSNGGWK